One window from the genome of Poecilia reticulata strain Guanapo linkage group LG9, Guppy_female_1.0+MT, whole genome shotgun sequence encodes:
- the LOC108166558 gene encoding G-protein coupled receptor 15-like — protein sequence MLLNSTVPLSVGFDRPEDFLVFIFHILFATAAVLVAGSVVIAILSNRSLRGQNRFIFMLNTSISDTLTGFSVYYLGLFDVQEGYPSRNGTFYILPSFLGVNVLTFLFAQFDRYFAVCHPFFYNRYITRPAVISVCGFCWVYTYSILTAQNLVPISKAAQMNAFGVMTLQVIVLIKVLMTVKLYVIARSQLVREAPSADRNSKKESLRIIVFVVICFLALWSPSFVNIIVRQLTGKGLRFRNEATNLFATMARMNALVTPAVYLWGSPALRGAVWRTVWQKVCPWRKGR from the coding sequence ATGCTCCTCAACAGCACCGTCCCTCTGTCGGTGGGCTTTGACCGCCCAGAGGACTTTCTCGTTTTCATCTTCCACATCCTGTTCGCCACCGCCGCCGTGCTGGTGGCCGGCTCGGTAGTCATCGCGATCCTATCCAACCGGTCCCTGCGAGGCCAAAACCGATTCATCTTCATGCTTAACACCAGCATCAGTGACACTCTGACCGGCTTCTCGGTCTACTACCTCGGCCTCTTCGACGTCCAAGAGGGCTACCCCTCCAGGAACGGAACCTTCTACATTTTGCCGTCATTCCTCGGTGTTAATGTCCTCACCTTCCTTTTCGCTCAGTTTGACCGCTACTTTGCCGTGTGCCACCCTTTCTTTTACAACCGTTACATAACAAGGCCTGCTGTCATTTCAGTTTGCGGGTTCTGCTGGGTCTACACCTACTCGATCCTGACGGCGCAGAACTTGGTGCCCATCTCAAAGGCGGCTCAGATGAACGCGTTCGGTGTGATGACCCTGCAGGTCATAGTTCTCATTAAGGTGCTCATGACGGTCAAACTGTACGTCATAGCCAGGAGCCAGCTGGTGAGAGAGGCGCCCAGCGCGGACAGGAACAGCAAGAAGGAGTCTCTGCGCATCATTGTGTTTGTGGTCATATGTTTCCTGGCTCTGTGGAGCCCGTCCTTTGTTAACATCATTGTCCGGCAGCTGACTGGGAAGGGGCTCAGGTTCAGGAATGAAGCCACCAACCTTTTTGCCACCATGGCGCGGATGAACGCGCTGGTCACTCCGGCCGTGTATCTGTGGGGGAGCCCGGCGCTGCGGGGGGCGGTATGGAGAACCGTGTGGCAGAAGGTCTGCCCCTGGAGGAAGGGGAGGTAA